The following coding sequences are from one Eucalyptus grandis isolate ANBG69807.140 chromosome 11, ASM1654582v1, whole genome shotgun sequence window:
- the LOC104426169 gene encoding 60S ribosomal protein L17-2, translating into MVKYSKEPDNPTKSCKARGSDLRVHFKNTRETAHAIRKLPLTKAKSYLEDVLAHKQAIPFRRFCRGVGRTAQAKNRHSNGQGRWPVKSAKFILDLLKNAESNAEVKGLDVDTLYVSHIQVNQAQKQRRRTYRAHGRINPYMSSPCHIELILSEKEEPVMKEPETQLAPRKSKSALRSGASS; encoded by the exons ATG GTGAAGTACTCGAAAGAGCCGGACAACCCCACCAAGT CTTGCAAGGCAAGGGGCTCCGATCTCCGGGTCCATTTCAAG AATACTCGAGAGACGGCCCATGCTATTAGGAAATTGCCCTTGACAAAGGCTAAAAGTTATTTGGAGGATGTTTTGGCTCACAAGCAAGCCATTCCGTTCCGGCGCTTCTGCAGGGGTGTTGGACGGACTGCACAGGCCAAAAACCGTCATTCTAATGGCCAGGGGCGCTGGCCTGTCAAATCTGCGAAGTTCATTTTGGATTTGCTCAAGAACGCTGAGAGTAACGCCGAA GTGAAAGGTTTGGATGTGGATACTCTATACGTATCTCACATACAGGTTAATCAAGCTCAAAAGCAAAGGCGTCGGACATACCGAGCTCATGGGAGAATTAATC CTTATATGTCATCTCCATGCCACATTGAGCTGATTTTGTCTGAAAAGGAAGAACCTGTCATGAAAGAG CCTGAGACCCAGCTTGCTCCTAGGAAATCAAAGAGCGCTCTGCGTAGTGGGGCTTCTTCTTGA
- the LOC104426170 gene encoding LOW QUALITY PROTEIN: uncharacterized protein LOC104426170 (The sequence of the model RefSeq protein was modified relative to this genomic sequence to represent the inferred CDS: inserted 4 bases in 4 codons; deleted 2 bases in 1 codon; substituted 1 base at 1 genomic stop codon) gives MVSTRRSGSLSGNNGKRSSSSEDKSPSPKRQKEDSGGASDRPMPAADNSKELCXAAPTDPAECADGDAAVTGDDCVSTAKGEVTPAVAVAAPIPEGTSPLVVDKHRSSFPSWNIPKQSPSFESSTPWCRLLSQLGQNPNVPISCPSFTIGASRQCNFPLKDQTISGILCKIKHNQREGAAVATLETTGSKGLVQVNGTAIKKNSSCTLNSGDEIVFGVMGNHAYIFQQIVSDPTVKGSEMKSMGKLFQLERRSGDNSAMTGASILASISSLKQDISRWKPPGTASIKIYQAPEVPAHSAINDGMDIDDGLKXNSAPNLASEKAAEDGAMGKSLPVESSQDVGTEAGNVKISGLIHWLRPSLRMFALSTSCKLKLSKSMCXQVFEESSEWTRDSQPASTSGMSLRCAVFKQEVHAGILDGREIEVSFDNFPYYLSENTKNVLIAASFIHLKHREHAKYASDLPTVNPRILLSGPAGSEIYQEMLAKALANHFGAKLLVFDSHSFLGGLSSKEAELLKEGINVDKSCNCPKQSPLPADLVKAINLPVGDGDAPSSSNAPSSFVPDSQPKVENDNVASSSGASKSNSFKLGDRVRFVGSASGSVYASSPSRGPASGKCGKVVLLFEDNPMSKIGVRFDKSVSEGVDLGGSCEGGHGFFCNATDLRLESSCSEDLDKLLIDTLFEAVSSESRNSPFILFMKDAEKSIAGNSDAFPTFKSRIEKLPNNIVVIGSHTHTDNRKEKSHPGGLLFTKFGSNQTALLDLAFPDSFGRLHDRGKEVPKVTKLLTKLFPNKVTIHMPQDEVLLASWKHQLDRDSETLKIKGNLNNLRTVLGRCGMECEGLDTICIKDQTLAAESAEKVIGWALSHHLMQNPESNADSRLVLSSESIQYGIGILQAIQNESKSLKKSLKDVVTENEFEKRLLADVIPPSDIGVTFDDIGALENVKDTLKELVMLPLQRPELFCKGQLTKPCKGILLFGPPGTGKTMLAKAVATEAGANFINISMSSITSKWFGXGEKYVKAVFSLASKIXPSVVFVDEVDSMLGRRENPGEHEAMRKMKNEFMVNWDGLRTKDTERVLVLAATNRPFDLDEAVIRRLPRRLMVNLPDAPNRAKILKVILAKEDLSPDVELDGIASMTDGYSGSDLKNLCVTAAHRPIKEILEKEKKEHAAALAEGKPAPALRGSADIRPLNMDDFKYAHERVCASVSSESVNMTELLQWNELYGEGGSRRKKALSYFM, from the exons ATGGTGTCAACGAGGCGCAGTGGATCTCTCTCGGGCAATAATGGGAAGCGATCTTCTTCCTCGGAAGACAAATCTCCGTCGCCGAAGCGTCAGAAG GAAGATAGCGGTGGCGCGTCGGACAGACCTATGCCGGCGGCGGACAATTCGAAGGAGCTGT CGGCGGCGCCGACTGATCCAGCGGAATGTGCGGATGGAGATGCGGCGGTCACTGGAGACGATTGCGTCAGCACCGCCAAGGGGGAGGTGACGCCTGCCGTCGCGGTGGCGGCGCCGATCCCTGAGG GTACTTCGCCACTTGTGGTGGATAAGCATCGGAGTTCTTTCCCTTCTTGGAAT ATTCCAAAACAGAGCCCGAGCTTCGAGTCTTCTACGCCGTGGTGCCGCCTGTTGTCGCAATTGGGTCAG AATCCCAACGTTCCTATTAGCTGCCCTAGTTTCACAATTGGTGCTAGCAGACAGTGTAACTTCCCATTGAAGGACCAGACAATAAGCGGTATTCTTTGTAAGATAAAGCACAATCAG CGAGAAGGCGCTGCTGTAGCCACACTAGAGACCACGGGTAGCAAGGGATTGGTTCAAGTAAATGGAACTGCTATCAAGAAGAACTCCAGTTGCACGCTAAACTCGGGGGATGAGATCGTGTTTGGCGTGATGGGGAACCATGCTTAT ATATTCCAGCAAATAGTATCTGATCCCACAGTCAAGGGCTCGGAGATGAAAAGCATGGGAAAACTTTTTCAACTTGAGCGGAGGTCAGGGGATAATTCGGCTATGACTGGGGCTAGCATATTGGCATCCATTTCAAGCCTGAAGCAAGATATATCACGATGGAAGCCGCCTGGCACGGCTTCCATCAAAATCTATCAAGCACCTGAAGTCCCTGCTCATTCTGCAATTAATGATGGGATGGACATTGATGATGGCCTGA GAAATTCGGCGCCGAATCTGGCAAGTGAGAAAGCAGCAGAAGATGGAGCAATGGGCAAGAGTCTTCCTGTTGAAAGCAGCCAGGACGTTGGCACAGAGGCAGGCAATGTAAAAATCTCTGGGTTGATTCATTGGCTAAGGCCTTCCTTGAGGATGTTTGCTCTATCAACTAGTTGTAAGCTGAAATTGAGCAAAAGTATGTGTTAACAGGTATTCGAAGAATCGAGCGAATGGACAAGGGATTCACAACCAGCATCAACATCAGGCATGTCTTTACGTTGTGCAGTATTCAAGCAAGAGGTTCATGCAGGAATCCTTGATGGCAGAGAGATAGAAGTTTCATTTGATAACTTTCCATACTACTTGAG TGAGAACACCAAGAATGTGTTAATTGCTGCTTCATTTATACATTTGAAGCATAGAGAACATGCTAAATATGCGTCAGACCTTCCAACAGTGAACCCAAGGATTTTGCTTTCAGGCCCTGCTG GGTCTGAGATTTATCAGGAGATGTTGGCAAAAGCACTTGCaaatcactttggtgccaaattGCTCGTATTTGACAGCCATTCGTTTTTGGGG GGCTTATCTTCCAAGGAAGCAGAGCTGTTAAAAGAGGGAATTAATGTTGACAAATCCTGCAACTGCCCAAAACAAAGCCCTCTTCCAGCTGACTTGGTCAAGGCGATTAATTTGCCAGTTGGTGATGGCGATGCGCCTAGCTCATCAAATGCTCCCTCTTCTTTTGTCCCAGATTCACAACCGAAGGTTGAGAATGATAATGTAGCTTCATCCTCTGGTGCATCCAAGAGTAATTCATTTAAATTAG GCGACAGGGTAAGGTTTGTTGGGTCAGCTTCTGGCTCCGTGTACGCATCCTCGCCATCAAG GGGTCCGGCTTCTGGGAAATGTGGAAAGGTAGTGTTACTTTTCGAGGATAATCCCATGTCCAAAATTGGTGTGAGATTTGATAAATCTGTCTCTGAAGGAGTTGACCTTGGGGGTTCTTGTGAGGGAGGTCATGGATTCTTCTGTAATG CAACTGATCTTCGTTTGGAGAGCTCCTGCAGTGAAGATTTAGACAAGCTACTAATTGACACCTTGTTTGAG GCTGTCTCCAGTGAGAGCAGAAATtctcctttcattttgtttatgaAAGATGCTGAGAAGTCTATTGCTGGGAACTCAGATGCATTCCCTACATTTAAAAGCAGAATTGAAAAGCTTCCCAATAATATTGTTGTCATTGGTTCCCATACCCATACTGACAACCGCAAGGAGAAG TCACATCCTGGTGGTCTTCTTTTCACAAAGTTTGGGAGCAATCAGACAGCTCTTCTTGATTTGGCCTTTCCG GATAGTTTTGGACGGCTTCATgacagaggaaaagaagttccAAAGGTGACAAAACTTCTTACAAAGCTCTTCCCCAACAAAGTTACAATCCACATGCCACAG GATGAAGTGCTTCTTGCATCTTGGAAGCATCAGTTGGATCGAGATTCCGAGACACTAAAGATCAAAGGGAATTTGAATAATTTGCGAACA GTTCTTGGTCGATGTGGAATGGAATGTGAAGGACTTGATACAATATGCATCAAGGACCAAACACTTGCCGCTGAGA GTGCAGAAAAGGTCATTGGATGGGCTTTAAGCCATCATTTAATGCAGAATCCTGAATCTAATGCTGATTCACGCCTTGTTCTGTCCAGTGAGAG CATCCAGTATGGCATTGGGATCTTGCAGGCCATTCAGAATGAGTCTAAGAGCTTGAAAAAGTCACTCAAG GATGTTGTAACTGAAAATGAATTTGAGAAAAGGCTTCTTGCTGATGTTATTCCCCCCAGTGACATAGGAGTCACATTTGATGACATAGGAGCTCTTGAAAATGTCAAAGATACATTGAAGGAGCTAGTCATGCTTCCTCTACAGAGGCCTGAACTTTTCTGCAAAGGGCAATTAACCAAG CCTTGCAAGGGCATTCTTCTGTTTGGTCCCCCTGGAACAGGCAAGACTATGCTTGCAAAGGCCGTGGCTACTGAAGCTGGTGCAAATTTCATCAACATTTCCATGTCAAGCATCACATCCAAG tGGTTTG GAGGCGAGAAGTATGTGAAAGCTGTTTTCTCACTTGCCAGTAAAA TCCCGAGTGTTGTATTTGTTGACGAA GTTGATAGTATGTTGGGCCGGAGGGAGAACCCCGGGGAGCACGAGGCCATGCGcaagatgaaaaatgaatttatggTCAACTGGGATGGCTTACGGACTAAAGATACAGAACGAGTACTGGTTCTTGCAGCTACAAATAGACCTTTTGACCTGGATGAGGCGGTCATCCGTAGGCTGCCTCGCCG ATTGATGGTAAATCTTCCAGATGCTCCGAATAGagcaaaaattttgaaagttaTACTGGCAAAGGAAGACTTATCTCCAGATGTTGAGTTGGATGGAATTGCAAGCATGACTGATGGTTACTCAGGAAGTGACCTTAAG AATTTATGTGTAACTGCGGCGCACAGGCCCATTAAAGAGATActggaaaaggagaaaaag GAGCATGCTGCAGCTCTAGCAGAAGGCAAACCTGCTCCAGCTTTGAGAGGGAGTGCTGATATACGGCCTCTCAATATGGATGATTTCAAATATGCACATGAACGG GTATGTGCGAGCGTATCATCCGAGTCTGTAAACATGACCGAGCTTCTGCAGTGGAATGAACTCTACGGTGAAGGTGGTTCGAGAAGAAAAAAGGCGCTCAGCTATTTCATGTGA
- the LOC120286014 gene encoding cycloeucalenol cycloisomerase → MSSGGTKSASSPPPPPPPSPSSSLWLAPNPSKRWGELFFLFYTPFWLTLALGIVVPYKLYESFTELEYLLLGLVSAVPAFLIPMVVVGQADSSLCWKDRYWVKASLWIIIFSYVGNYFWAHYFFTVLGASYTFPSWKMNNVPHTTFLLTHVCFLFYHVTSNMTLRRLRHAIADLPEKVRWVTEAAWILALSYFIAYLETLAISNFPYYEFVDRASMYTVGSLFYAIYFIVSFPMFLRIDEKPGSPWDLPRVAVDALGAAMLVTIILDLWRIFLGPIVPVPNSKQCIQPGLPWFPGHSVEA, encoded by the exons ATGTCCTCCG GCGGCACGAAATCGGCTTcttctcctccgcctcctcctccgccgtcgccgagcTCGAGCTTGTGGCTCGCTCCGAACCCGAGCAAGAGATGGGGGGagctcttctttctcttctacaCGCCGTTCTGGCTCACTCTCGCGCTCGGCATCGTCGTCCCTTACAAGCTCTACGAG AGCTTTACGGAGTTAGAGTACTTGCTTCTGGGGTTGGTGTCAGCAGTTCCTGCATTCCTGATACCGATGGTAGTTGTCGGGCAG GCGGATAGCAGTTTGTGCTGGAAGGATCGCTATTGGGTCAAG GCGAGTCTCTGGATAATAATCTTTAGTTACGTTGGGAATTACTTTTGGGCGCACTACTTCTTCACAGTTTTGGGAGCTTCTTATACATTTCCGtcgtggaaaatgaataat GTACCGCATACTACCTTCCTCCTGACTCatgtttgctttttattttaccATGTTACGTCAAACATGACCCTCCGCCGCCTAAGGCATGCTATTGCTGACTTGCCTGAAAAAGTTCGGTGGGTTACTGAGGCAGCATGGATTCTGGCTCTTTCCTATTTCATAGCATACCTGGAGACTCTGGCTATTTCTAAT TTTCCTTACTATGAATTTGTAGACCGGGCATCCATGTATACAGTGGGGTCCTTGTTTTATGCCATATACTTTATTGTGAGCTTTCCAATGTTTCTGAG GATTGATGAGAAGCCAGGCAGTCCTTGGGACCTGCCGAGGGTAGCCGTCGATGCTTTGGGTGCTGCGATGCTGGTGACAATCATACTCGACTTGTGGCGTATTTTCCTCGGACCAATTGTCCCAGTTCCTAACTCGAAACAATGCATTCAGCCAGGACTTCCGTGGTTTCCTGGTCATTCCGTGGAAGCTTGA